TGCTCTCATcaatgacaacaaaaccatGTCTTCCACCTATTCTCAttttccccctcctcttcaGGTGCTTAACTGCttgcacacacaccctccttaGTGTCTTGGACATCTTGGACAAAGTGCGGCTGCTTCCACAGACTCCCTCTTCAATTAAGTCCACTTGCCTCAGTCTTAGCCCTTGTGCAAACCTGCAGCAATGTAGTAAACCTATATGAATAATGTTAATGTGATATTAACACAGTTTATTACTGACTTCTTAATCATGTAAAAGGTGTTACTGTTATGTCACATGtatgaaattattataaaataataatgtggtaGAATAGAAGGGATAttactaaaggtggttctacacactacttaatcatggggtgtacttagttagTACTTAATTTTCATATActgcttcttcatttttgcgtagcttttattaaataaataatgaaatgttgttgctgctcattcaaggttgcatttacctaattttacaacagtttgtgtttaatattaTGCTATGAGTCAAAATAGTTTACTACATGCAGTACATATGTACTTACTGTTTATCATGACtatatgtatgtctgtgtaacaAACCTATGCATGAACATCATCCAAGAAGTCAAGGAGGAGCGAGAGCCTGAGAAAATAGACCCATCTCTTATGGATTTGGACATGAATCTATTATGTCTTCGACACACCCTTTGAACAAAATATGCCATTTggtaaaaaataatgaatacatgaattaatacattaaatatcaataaacaacaataataatattttaaatttttgtgactGTGCTGATTAGCTGATGGTATTTTACAAAATGTCTTACTAAAGTACTTTCAAAGTACTCTCCAAATGCAAATAACTAACCTAGAAATGTGTAATTCAGGCATATGGAAGACATAGGTCAAATTTAAGAAATTTATAGGAAATCAAGAACTTACCAGCGATATCCATCTCTTGTGTTGCcaccttttctcattttcatttttctttcacacagagagcatctcttcttttttgagagtaatttcagtttttgaagcCATTTTATAAGTACAAGCTTCTTCTTATTTCCcctttgtgttatgtttaaTAATTTTTCAGCGGTGTTCATGTTGAATGGACTGCAAGTCGAGTATGAATCACATACTGGCGCCAGATAGTAAAGCAGCTGTCTGGTCCGTCAGTTAATGGTCCCCCATTCACTCTGCTTCCACGgcagtaagaaaagtaaataaaaaataataaataacttcattctttaagtgcaaaaagcaaatttatttggATTTATTGTCAATTTAGATTCAGTTAAGTGGGACAATGTACCCTGTTTTCGTTACAGCCGTAGGAGTGCCTGTGCATCACTTTAAATCTTCCCCCTCCAAACTAAGCTCTGCTGGAAAGAACcggctgccagtaggtggcagacTGCGGTCTGGTGGGaatatgcacattttcttttatctctggaggagagagaaagaagaagttgGCGCCAACAGCCACACTTTGCCTCCTTTTTTGGCGTACCTCACAGTTCCAAGCTGGCAAAAACCACTGGATTACAAGAGTGTCTTTGGAATAAAATCGCCATACTTTCTACTGTTGTAAGGTTGCAAGGTAAGAACATGAATTCTTAATATTACAGAAaattatgcacatttttgtctttttttgataACATGCTGTGATGTTTCGGGGTtggcacatttttattatatatatatatatatatatacatacatacaacaaAGGAACTAGTTTGTGTCAGTCTGAATCACTGTGTGGTTTATTTTGATCCTGATAATTGATGTTTTGAGGTTTGTCAAAAAATACTTGATATTGGAccattgtgtatatgtgtagacCCAGAGGGTTATTGGTTTATAGTCAGGTGTATTTCCTGtatccttatttaaaaaaaaaaaaaaaaagttaaattctgcactttgtatttgcttAACTATATTACTGGCTCATTATTAACGATAGCCATTAAATATTCCAAAGTTACCAGTAAACCATTGAATGTTTCCAATACAATATTCTAACATTTCAGAGCTATGCCTTTAAGAAGAAGGTACAACACAGCCAACCAGGTACATCCATCTGTGAGTGCTGATGGCAGTGCTGGATCTGCACAGGTGGAACAACTTGACAATGTAGAGGGTAAAGGAGAAAGTAAGTATACAATCTTATCCACAAGCATTAATTGACTACACTCATGTAGGCTTTTTCAGTATGACACCTTTAATGCACCAGTATTTATAAATCACTACCCCCTAATTCTATACTCCTCTCAAACTTCCTACAGTTCACTATTAAGTCTTCAAAAATACAGGGGGAAAATACCTATCATTACTCATTTTTGTAAGCGCAAACTGTTATATATGTTAAAAAGCATTCTGTTGTAGAATTTGACTGTATTCACAAGTAAAGTTTGAAGCAAATGTTAGTATTTATTGGCAGCCATAGACTGAAACGTAACATATATTTTAGAATCTGCTAATAACACAACAGTGAAGACACCGAAATAATTTAATTGTTGTAGAAGAAGAACATTATGGAAAAGAGAAactcaaacaaaaaacccaacaatgttGCCATACATTGtataatacaattaaaacatcaaaattgATTCCTTGGTTTTCATTGTATCTAAAcatgtcctttttcttttgttttgtgatgatatatattttttttaccattataGCGCCAGGAACTCCATCTACGTTGGCTCCAACTGCTACAGCAATAATTCAGCAGCTAAGAGACAAAATTACTGTCCTTGAAGATGAAAGAAATTTCCTcagagaacagctgaaaaaagcacTGGATAACATCCCTACTACTTCAGGTGAAACACAGAAATTGTGATCtgctttgattgattgataatttaaaaatgcaatatggcttatatatatatatatatatatatataaacagagGACACCTACAATCTAAAGCCTCATCCATTTTTTTAGAGTTTATAATCTAACCTGTTGAAGAACTTCAACTGTCAGTCATCTTCCATCAGTCCggtcaatgaaaaaaatggtttgtttttagaGTCGTGGCCAAAGGCTTCAGCAGTTGCAACACTAAGAAAGCAAAATTTATTTGCCAGTaacagtttttgaaaaatatgaattgcTTGCGAGTTAGCACTCTGTGTTGACCCTGCGACAGGctagcgacctgtacagggtgtaccctgcctcttgccctatatcagctgggagaggctccagcccccccgtgaccctgaaaaggataagcggaagagaatggatggatggatggacggacgaatTGTTTGTGATAGATTTTCACTGTGTCATagacacatttataaataatttaatataaacatgtaaaagtAGATGGATACAAAACTTTGTGCCATTGTCACAACTTTTGATCACAACTGTATACTCCACTTGTCTCTTTTTCACagtacactttattttatttttttatttatttattttttacaattctcAGCAAAACGACATCATTCCCCCTCAAGTTCCAGTTCCTCAGATTCATCAGCCTCAGACTCTGAGTCGTCTTCTTCACCGAGTGACGGGAAAAAGAGCAAGaaggccaagaagaagaagaagaagaaagtgtcaCAGTTTGGCAAAAGAAGTATGTTATGTAGCAGTTaacattctttttttacatttttttttagaaaatgtcagatttgcTGACACAGTCATATAGCTATGTGTCACAGTGAGTTCTGTCTTGTATGACTGCTCAGTTGTGTGATTTAACATTTTAGGTATTAAGAGTGTAAATATTGGAAACAATTCAACACATATATACTTACTTGTTCATGCCTCTGGATgtgttgtgattgttttgttcTTGGCTTTTACAGTGAAACACCCAGAAGATGTCAAACACAGGTATATGTTTGTTCTTAAAACattcaagaaaacacacagcctGAACCGAAGTTGTGAAAAACTCAACGTGGATCGAAACACTATTGCCTACACAGCCGTCATTGCTGAAGTCCTTTTGGTAGCGGACAGCGAGGAGAAATGTAGGGTTCCACCCTTTACTGGCGGCTCACTCCTTAAGTATGCAAAAGAGGTGAAGGTTTTCCTTGATGATGAGCCAGAGTTAAGAGCAAGaatagacaaaaagaaaaaaagagagagagttgtTGCCCATCTCTTACAAAATCAAAGGGAATTAGGAAGTTCTTCttgcttttttctatttttttgtcacaaccttttgagaaaatgtttgcagttttaacaTGAATAGTTTAGTTAATGAGAAGTCTGTTTTTTCCACCTATTTCCAGGATTGgatgatgttttattaatttctttgtgaTAACTATTCATGTGTgataagtttttctttgaatattaCCCA
The window above is part of the Archocentrus centrarchus isolate MPI-CPG fArcCen1 chromosome 14, fArcCen1, whole genome shotgun sequence genome. Proteins encoded here:
- the LOC115791495 gene encoding uncharacterized protein LOC115791495 is translated as MPLRRRYNTANQVHPSVSADGSAGSAQVEQLDNVEGKGETPGTPSTLAPTATAIIQQLRDKITVLEDERNFLREQLKKALDNIPTTSAKRHHSPSSSSSSDSSASDSESSSSPSDGKKSKKAKKKKKKKVSQFGKRMKHPEDVKHRYMFVLKTFKKTHSLNRSCEKLNVDRNTIAYTAVIAEVLLVADSEEKCRVPPFTGGSLLKYAKEVKVFLDDEPELRLFRCCY